DNA from Lactobacillus sp. ESL0791:
AGAAACGATTAAAAAACTTAGGTTAGACAGAGCCATCAGTCAAGAAAATTTGACTGGGGATTTATTTGACCGCAGCATGCTTTCCAAGATAGAGAGTGGCAAGTCTTTTCCGTCACGTGCAGATGCCAGTGTTTTAATTCATCGCTTAGGTGCTAGTCTTGAAGAATTTGAATATATCGAGCGTGGTTACTTGCCAACCCCCAAGAGTAAAATCTTATATCAGCTTTTCAATATCAACTATAGTGTTGAAACTGAAAAAATAAAAAGCATTTTAAATGAGTGCCTCAAAATTGACAAAGATGATGATATCAAGCGCATAATCCTCGTCTTACGCGCACAACTTTTACTTAATGAGCAGAATGGCTTTGCGAAAGCAAAAAGAATTGTTCAACCCATCTGGTTTGATTATTTAAGTAATATTAAAATTCCAACAATCACTGACATTTACCTTTTGAACTTTATTGCTTATGCATTTGATGATGAAACTAACAAAGCTATTATTGCCAAAATTATTTTTACGATCGACAGTTACTACCCTTTTTTGCAGTCGCTAAAATGCAGCTCGTTAATCAATAAAGCAAGCCTGCAATTAGATAAACATAATTTCACGGATGCTAAAGCAACTTTGTTAACGGCTCAGACTCTTGCCGAAAATCTTGCGCAATACCACAAAGTGCTGCTGTGCAAGTCAGAAATTGCGCTCTGTGATAAAGATAAGAAGGCAGCCGTCTATTACGCAGACTTACTAGAAAAAATAGGCGCTAAGGAAATTGCGCTAAAGTTACAAGCCGAAATTCGAGAATTTAATTATCTCTTTTAAACTGAAATCTTCTCTTTTTGCAA
Protein-coding regions in this window:
- a CDS encoding helix-turn-helix domain-containing protein, whose protein sequence is MPEFGETIKKLRLDRAISQENLTGDLFDRSMLSKIESGKSFPSRADASVLIHRLGASLEEFEYIERGYLPTPKSKILYQLFNINYSVETEKIKSILNECLKIDKDDDIKRIILVLRAQLLLNEQNGFAKAKRIVQPIWFDYLSNIKIPTITDIYLLNFIAYAFDDETNKAIIAKIIFTIDSYYPFLQSLKCSSLINKASLQLDKHNFTDAKATLLTAQTLAENLAQYHKVLLCKSEIALCDKDKKAAVYYADLLEKIGAKEIALKLQAEIREFNYLF